The nucleotide sequence TTCATCCGGCTGGCGCAGGGCGAGGGCATGCCCTCGCTGGCCATCGCCGCCTGGCGGCTGATCCTAGCGTCGGCGCTGCTATCCCCCTATGCGTGGGCCACTCGGCGGGAGGAGATCGGGCGCGTTTCTGGCCGGGAGTGGGTACTGCTGGCCGGGGCCGGAGCCTTCCTGGGCTTCCACTTCGCGACCTGGATAGCCTCTCTGCGCTACACCTCGGTGGCCAGCTCCGTGGTGCTGGTCACCACCGGACCGGTGTTCGTGGGCCTGGGCTCGTGGCTGCTGCTGGGGGAGCGGCCCGGGGCAGGGACGATCGCGGGCATCGCCGTTGCCGTCGTCGGCAGCATTGCCATCGGCTGGGGCGACCTGGGCCGGGGCAGCCTGCACCTCCTCGGCGACGTGCTGGCCCTCTTTGGCGCGGTCATGATGGCCGGCTACCTGATGATCGGGCGCCGGGTGCGAGCGGGACGTTCCCTGGTGGCCTACACCGCAGCGGTGTACGCCCTGTCGGCGGCCACCCTGCTGCTTCTGGCGCTGGTCGCCCGGCAGCCGCTGCTTGGATTCAGCCTTCGCGGTTACGGGTGGGTGCTGGGCATGGCCCTCGTATCTCAGCTGGTGGGCCATTCCGCCCTCAACTGGGCCCTGCGCCACATCTCCGCCACCTACGTGGCCATGGTCACCATGGCCGAGCCCATCGGCTCCGGCCTGCTCGCCTACCTTATCTTCGGGGAAGGCGTCGCCGGCTCCACGGCGGTAGGAGCAGTGCTGATTCTAGCCGGCATCTACATCGCTTCCCAGGACGAGCTTCGCCCCCGACTCAGGCAGAGTAATGCCACGCAGGTGACAGAACGGCCATTATGAGGCATTGTTTCAGGCAGGCCGGAGCTTCGGCCCATTCATCCGTGCGAGGACGGCTATGGCACCCGAGACACGCGCGCTAGACGTTCGGACAGCCGGAGAGCTGCGCCAGTTCTACCAGGACCACCTGTTCAACCACCTGTTGCCCTTCTGGCTGGACAAAGGCATTGACCGGGAGCATGGCGGCTACTTCACTGGCTTCTCCAACTCCGGCGGCAAGCTCCTGCACACCCACAAGTTCACCTGGTCTCAGGGTCGGTTCGTGTGGGTGTGGGCCCGGCTGGCCTGTCAGTTCTCTCACCTGCCCCAGGCGCCCCAGTACCTACAGCTGGCCCGCTCCGGGGCGGAGTTCCTCATGGACCACGCCCTGCTCCCCAACGGCCACGTGGCCTTCATCCTCAGCCGCGAGGGCGAGCCCATCCTGCTGGACGATCAGGGCAACCCCAGAAAGGCCGGGCCCGACGAGCCCTACGACACCAGTACCTTCGCCGACTGCTTCGTCGTCTACGGCCTTTCCGAGTACGCCCGCGCCGCCCAGGACCGGCGCGCCTTCCAGTTCGCCTTGGGCCTCTACGAATCGGTCGAGGCCCGGCTGGCCCGCGGTGCCTTCCGCACCGACCCTTACCCCACTCCCGAGGGCTACCGGCAGCACGGCGTGCCCATGATCATGCTCGAGGTCACTCGAGAGTTGGCCGTGACCTGCGAGGACTTCGATCCCGGCCTGAGCGTCCGCCTGCATGAGCGAGCCGGCGAGTATGCCCGACAGGTGATGTACGAGCACCGCCAGGCCGGCAGAGACATCGTGATCGAGTTCCTGGGCCAGGACAATCTCGTGCGAAACAATCTCCTCGGCACCTACATCAACCCCGGGCACACCCTCGAGTCCATGTGGTTCGTGCTCCACTACGCCGAAGGGGCGGAGAACGAGAAGATGAAGGCGGAGGCAGTGCAGACCATCCGCCGTGCCCTCGAACTGGGCTGGGACGACCAGTACCCGGGCCTGTTCCAGTTCGCCCACATGGAGGGCGGCCGCCCGCGTGGGCCTGTCCCTCAGGGGCTGGAAGACCACCCCATGATCCACAAGCTTCAGGAAGACTGGGACGCCAAGCTGTGGTGGGTTCACTCGGAGGCCCTGTACGCCCTTCTCCTGGCTCACTACTACTACCAGCCAGACTGGGCGCGGGAGTGGTTCTGGCGGGTACACGACTACACCTTCGCTACCTACCCCGCCCCCGAGGGCGAGTGGATGTCCATCCGCAACCGGGACAACACCCCGGTGGACAAGGTGGTGGCCCTGCCAGTGAAGGATCCCTTCCACGTGCCCCGCGCCTTCATGCACATCGTGAGGCTGTTGAGCATGCCCGACTGGAAGTAGCAGGCGGAGCAGCCTTGGGCTGGGGGGTGCACACACACAGCACCAGGAGGAGCGACGATGGGAGAAGCGAAGCCATTCCACGGACCCCTGCGGGTGAGCCCGACGAACCCCCGCTACTTTACCGACGACCGGGGTGAGGCCATCTACCTTACCGGCTCCCACACCTGGGCCAACCTGGTGGACATCCGGCGGGAGGGCGATCCTCTCTTCGACTACCGGGAGTACCTGGACTTCATGGAGGCCCACGACCACAACTTCATGCGCTTGTGGACCTGGGACCACACCGAGATGGCCCCCTGGACGGAAGATAAGCTCTACTTCGACCCCCTGCCCCACGCCCGAACCGGACCCGGCCTGGCCCTAGATGGCAAGCCTAAGTTCGACCTGGGCCGGTGGAACCAGGCCTACTTCGACCGCTTGCGCTCGCGGGTGCTCCAGGCGGGCGAGCGCGGCATCTACGTCTCCATCATGCTCTTCGAAGCCTGGTGCCTGCGCAACGCGCGGCCGGCGAGCGACCCCTGGATCACTCACCCCTACAACAGCCACAACAACGTCAACGGAGTGGATGGCGACCCCGATGGGGATGGCAAGCCCAGCGTGTACACCCTGGACATACCGGAGGTGGTCGAGTACCAGAAGGCCTACATCCGCCAAGTAGTGGACACGGTCAACGACCTGGACCACGTCCTCTACGAGATCATCAACGAGACCAAGGACGACGAGCCCGGGGTGGCCTGGCACTCCCACATGGTCGACTACGTTCACGAGTACGAACGCACAAAGCCTAAGCAGCATCCGGTGGGCATGACCTCCGACGGCGGGCCGCGGTACAACCCTATCCTGCTCGCCAGCAACGCCGACTGGATCTCTCCCAGCGTCCGGCCCGGTGAGGACTACCGGTATGACCCCCCACCCGCCGACGGCACCAAGGTGATAATCGCCGACACCGACCACATCTGGGGGACGGGCGGCACCTATCAGTGGGCCTGGAAGTGCTTTCTCCGGGGCATGAACCCCATATTCATGGACCCGTGGGGGCCCCTTCCCTCCTGGAGCGACGACGCTCGCCGCGCCTACGACCGAAGCGTGCTCATGACCCGCAATTTCCCCGACTGGGGGCTCCTGCGGGCCAACCTGGGGCACACGCGGCGCTTCGCCCGGCGCCTGCCCCTCGACTCGATGAGCCCGCAGGGGGAGCTGGCCTCCTCCGGGTACTGCCTGGCCGCTCCCGGCGAGGTGTACCTGGTGTACTCCCCCTA is from Anaerolineae bacterium and encodes:
- a CDS encoding N-acylglucosamine 2-epimerase — protein: MAPETRALDVRTAGELRQFYQDHLFNHLLPFWLDKGIDREHGGYFTGFSNSGGKLLHTHKFTWSQGRFVWVWARLACQFSHLPQAPQYLQLARSGAEFLMDHALLPNGHVAFILSREGEPILLDDQGNPRKAGPDEPYDTSTFADCFVVYGLSEYARAAQDRRAFQFALGLYESVEARLARGAFRTDPYPTPEGYRQHGVPMIMLEVTRELAVTCEDFDPGLSVRLHERAGEYARQVMYEHRQAGRDIVIEFLGQDNLVRNNLLGTYINPGHTLESMWFVLHYAEGAENEKMKAEAVQTIRRALELGWDDQYPGLFQFAHMEGGRPRGPVPQGLEDHPMIHKLQEDWDAKLWWVHSEALYALLLAHYYYQPDWAREWFWRVHDYTFATYPAPEGEWMSIRNRDNTPVDKVVALPVKDPFHVPRAFMHIVRLLSMPDWK